Proteins from one Pelorhabdus rhamnosifermentans genomic window:
- the prfB gene encoding peptide chain release factor 2 (programmed frameshift) translates to MLLEDLRIEIERAGKKLQEIRVSLDVDNKEIEIQRLEQEMMAPGFWDDPTSAQKMSQQVTRLKDSVVAYDDLTKKLADTKILWELGMDEADESVYDDVAGTLSAMQQEIDHLELALMLSGEYDENHAILTLHAGAGGTEAQDWAQMLLRMYVRWAEKNGYKVETMDFLAGDEAGVKSVTLLISGPHAYGYLKAEKGVHRLVRISPFDAAARRHTSFVAADVMPEIDDAVEIEINPVDLRIDTYRASGAGGQHINKTDSAVRMTHLPTGTVAQCQSERSQIQNREQCMKLLRAKLFVLEQQKQQELKNEIGGEYRAIEWGSQIRSYVFHPYNLVKDHRTGAETGNVQSVMDGEINLFIEAYLKQAGAKNE, encoded by the exons TTGTTGTTAGAAGATTTACGGATTGAGATTGAAAGAGCAGGCAAGAAGTTACAGGAAATCAGGGTTTCCCTT GACGTTGATAACAAGGAAATTGAAATACAACGGTTAGAACAAGAAATGATGGCACCCGGTTTTTGGGATGATCCGACAAGTGCGCAAAAGATGTCACAGCAAGTGACTCGCCTCAAAGATTCTGTTGTGGCCTATGACGATTTAACAAAGAAGTTGGCTGATACAAAGATTCTGTGGGAGCTTGGCATGGATGAAGCTGATGAAAGTGTCTATGATGATGTGGCAGGCACACTGTCGGCCATGCAGCAGGAAATTGATCATTTAGAACTGGCGCTCATGTTAAGCGGCGAATATGATGAGAATCATGCTATTTTAACGCTTCATGCCGGAGCAGGCGGTACAGAAGCGCAGGATTGGGCGCAGATGCTCTTAAGAATGTATGTGCGCTGGGCCGAAAAGAATGGTTATAAAGTGGAAACCATGGACTTTCTGGCTGGTGATGAAGCAGGTGTAAAAAGCGTCACTCTGTTAATTTCGGGGCCTCATGCCTACGGCTATTTGAAGGCGGAGAAGGGTGTTCATCGCTTGGTGAGAATTTCGCCTTTTGATGCGGCGGCGCGGCGTCACACGTCTTTTGTGGCGGCTGATGTTATGCCGGAAATTGATGATGCTGTGGAGATTGAGATTAATCCCGTTGATCTGCGTATTGATACCTACCGGGCCAGTGGTGCAGGGGGGCAGCATATTAATAAGACGGACTCTGCTGTGCGCATGACTCATTTGCCGACAGGGACTGTGGCGCAGTGTCAAAGCGAGCGCTCGCAGATTCAAAATCGTGAACAATGTATGAAATTGCTCAGAGCGAAGTTATTTGTTTTAGAGCAACAAAAACAGCAGGAACTGAAAAATGAAATTGGCGGCGAATATCGAGCCATTGAATGGGGAAGTCAGATTCGTTCGTATGTTTTCCATCCTTATAATCTTGTAAAAGATCACCGTACAGGTGCAGAAACAGGCAATGTGCAGTCTGTCATGGACGGCGAAATTAATTTGTTTATTGAAGCCTATTTGAAACAAGCGGGAGCCAAAAATGAGTAA